One Candidatus Marsarchaeota archaeon DNA segment encodes these proteins:
- a CDS encoding glycine--tRNA ligase, which produces MNIEELIAFAKRRGLFWPSAEIYGGAAGTYDYGDVGALLKRNWENAWLAFFVDTNPDYHLIEGAVILPEAPLVFSGHAAKFNDVVVECSKCSTFYRADVLLKESGVAVSEGASSAQIDKELKEHKVRCPHCKAVAWMPSKPFNMMMDVGLGPERATKGYLRPETAQSAYLNFFREFNVLRKSLPLGLAIIGRAFRNEISPRQGLYRMRELVQAELQIFFDPESWKVDFKSVSGRKVKVRLYGKAADETVTLGELVKEHGIPEFYAYHMGLIDAFYRDAIGVPDGKLRFLEKGGDEKAFYNKVHMDIEADIESWGGFNEIGGLHYRGDYDLTQHSKGSKQDHSVLANGKKVMPNVLELSFGVDRNVWMLADMFYKKDGERAVLQIKPFLAPFKAALFSLQKEPELDIAVGELYRALRPHFKLFLDQSGSIGRRYARMDEIGTPFCITVDYDTVSKDSPNYGTVTVRSRDDRKQIRLKVSELEGYISKAITFNPYDFFAFD; this is translated from the coding sequence ATGAATATCGAAGAGCTCATAGCCTTTGCAAAGCGCCGAGGCCTGTTCTGGCCCAGCGCCGAGATATACGGTGGCGCTGCAGGCACCTACGACTACGGTGACGTGGGCGCGCTCCTTAAGAGGAACTGGGAGAACGCATGGCTGGCATTCTTCGTGGATACCAATCCCGACTACCATCTAATAGAGGGCGCAGTCATACTGCCAGAAGCGCCGCTCGTGTTCTCTGGCCATGCCGCGAAGTTCAACGATGTGGTGGTCGAGTGCTCGAAGTGCAGCACCTTCTACAGGGCTGACGTTCTGCTTAAGGAATCGGGAGTTGCTGTGTCGGAGGGCGCAAGCTCCGCGCAGATTGACAAGGAGCTGAAGGAGCATAAGGTAAGGTGCCCGCACTGCAAAGCCGTGGCATGGATGCCGTCGAAGCCGTTCAACATGATGATGGACGTTGGCTTAGGCCCGGAGCGCGCTACGAAAGGCTACCTCAGGCCGGAAACTGCGCAATCCGCATACCTGAACTTCTTCAGGGAGTTCAACGTGCTGCGCAAGAGCCTGCCGCTCGGCCTTGCCATAATAGGCAGGGCCTTCAGGAACGAGATATCACCCAGGCAGGGGCTCTACCGGATGCGAGAGCTGGTGCAGGCCGAGCTGCAGATATTCTTCGATCCCGAGAGCTGGAAGGTCGACTTCAAAAGCGTTTCAGGAAGGAAGGTCAAGGTGCGCCTGTACGGCAAGGCTGCCGACGAGACAGTGACGCTAGGCGAACTGGTCAAGGAGCACGGCATACCTGAATTCTATGCCTACCACATGGGCCTTATAGACGCGTTCTACAGGGATGCCATCGGCGTGCCTGATGGCAAGCTCAGGTTCCTAGAGAAGGGCGGCGACGAGAAGGCATTCTACAACAAGGTGCACATGGACATCGAGGCCGACATAGAGAGCTGGGGAGGCTTCAACGAGATCGGCGGGCTGCACTACAGGGGAGACTACGACTTAACCCAGCATTCGAAGGGCTCCAAGCAGGACCACTCCGTGCTTGCCAACGGCAAGAAAGTGATGCCGAATGTGCTTGAGCTGAGCTTCGGGGTCGACAGGAACGTATGGATGCTGGCAGACATGTTTTACAAAAAGGACGGCGAGAGGGCCGTGCTGCAGATAAAGCCGTTTTTAGCCCCGTTCAAGGCCGCGCTCTTCTCCTTGCAGAAGGAGCCGGAGCTTGACATTGCTGTGGGCGAGCTCTACAGGGCCCTCAGGCCGCATTTCAAGCTCTTCCTCGACCAGTCCGGTTCAATAGGGCGGAGGTATGCCAGGATGGACGAGATAGGGACGCCGTTCTGCATAACAGTCGACTACGATACTGTCAGCAAGGACTCGCCCAACTATGGCACCGTGACCGTTAGATCAAGGGACGACAGGAAGCAGATCAGGCTCAAGGTATCGGAGCTTGAGGGCTACATATCAAAAGCAATCACGTTCAATCCCTATGACTTCTTTGCATTCGATTGA
- a CDS encoding radical SAM protein, which yields MPGAAKFIGLGITALKSNFSSLRVPYKLNFAITYWCQSRCLSCNIWQFKPKGELTLEEIREFARKNAYFKWIELTGGEPFLRPDITEIARAFYETSRGLYVMTIPTNSLCSHEMVVRRVEDILMLGIPKLAVTVSLDGYRELHDKIRGVPGNYDRAIEMFKRLKELGMRHKNLYVVFGYTMSKYNQWQLERTYTEVKKSIPSITRNDFHINVAQVSSNYYGNSSMSLVADSDAMMHELADFVSLRRREFGIIGTIENAFLRTLLQYLKTGKMPLKSRSLDASFFLDSYGNIFPSIMWDRKIASLREINYDVQSVWRGELANDVRREIAEGKEPKQWTACEAFQSLTGRITSLIK from the coding sequence ATGCCAGGCGCAGCAAAGTTCATCGGTCTGGGCATTACGGCATTGAAGAGCAATTTCTCATCGCTCAGGGTGCCGTACAAGCTCAATTTCGCAATAACTTACTGGTGCCAGAGCCGCTGCCTTTCATGCAACATCTGGCAGTTTAAGCCAAAAGGCGAGCTTACCCTAGAAGAGATCCGCGAGTTCGCGAGGAAGAACGCATACTTCAAATGGATAGAGCTCACTGGCGGCGAGCCGTTCCTTAGGCCCGACATTACTGAAATAGCAAGGGCCTTCTACGAGACCTCGCGCGGCCTTTATGTCATGACGATACCGACAAACTCGCTCTGCAGCCACGAGATGGTGGTGAGGCGCGTCGAGGATATACTTATGCTGGGCATACCGAAGCTTGCAGTGACCGTGAGCCTTGACGGCTATCGCGAGCTGCATGACAAGATACGCGGCGTGCCGGGCAACTACGACCGCGCCATAGAGATGTTCAAGCGCCTAAAGGAACTGGGCATGCGCCACAAAAACCTCTACGTCGTGTTCGGCTACACAATGAGCAAGTACAACCAGTGGCAGCTGGAGCGCACCTATACAGAAGTAAAGAAATCCATACCGAGCATAACGCGCAACGACTTCCATATAAACGTGGCGCAGGTATCTTCGAACTACTACGGTAACTCCAGCATGAGCCTCGTTGCCGACAGCGATGCGATGATGCACGAGCTAGCAGACTTCGTGTCGCTGCGCAGGCGCGAGTTCGGCATCATAGGCACGATTGAGAACGCATTTCTGCGCACTCTCCTCCAGTATCTCAAGACCGGGAAGATGCCATTGAAGAGCCGCAGCCTCGACGCCTCTTTCTTCCTCGACAGCTACGGCAACATATTCCCGTCTATAATGTGGGACCGGAAGATAGCCAGCCTGCGCGAGATAAACTACGACGTGCAGAGCGTATGGCGCGGCGAGCTTGCCAACGACGTCCGCAGGGAGATAGCCGAAGGCAAGGAGCCCAAGCAGTGGACCGCCTGCGAGGCCTTCCAGTCCCTGACCGGAAGGATTACCAGCTTGATAAAGTAA
- a CDS encoding DUF1059 domain-containing protein: protein MAKTFACRDIGMNCGFKARANSEDELMKKIAEHAKTAHNMQQIDAGTMAKVKAAIKDAPVM from the coding sequence ATGGCAAAGACATTCGCATGCAGGGACATAGGAATGAATTGCGGCTTCAAGGCAAGGGCCAACAGCGAGGACGAGCTCATGAAGAAGATAGCAGAGCACGCCAAGACCGCACACAACATGCAACAGATAGATGCGGGCACGATGGCCAAGGTCAAGGCCGCGATAAAGGACGCGCCCGTGATGTAA
- a CDS encoding APC family permease, with amino-acid sequence MAKGSEISVAVAMAVGLGAIIGAGIFVLSGTAIALSGAYSLIAFVFVGIVALLVAFELGALGMLMPHAKGASYSYVYEAFGSEMGFITGIMLYFSFATAVSAVALGFGSYLGSMLGVAQHTYEVIFAMALILVLSLVNIIGIRKAAKADAVLVSIKLGVLSLFILFAVLFLLLHPHVIPANFATPASEQGIGAIFAASVAIFFAYTGFQTISTFTDRVKGGPAKAAKAIVLSVVVSLIVYVLVDASLMFLAPASSYKIAADPLAFALKSAAAPSWLSITVDIGALIATVSATIAMIMAASRTVYQISKDHLLPGMLRKYNTKRDVAANGVIVTAIVGIIMLFSGNIYIIAAISNFGLLFAYIMSSLAAIQLKRTHGDALRMPAHPYLPLVTIAALLALIIGMPKEALILGSALIMALIVVYYFFRAYENKKVIRIKLFK; translated from the coding sequence ATGGCTAAAGGTAGTGAGATAAGCGTCGCTGTGGCTATGGCGGTCGGCCTTGGCGCCATAATAGGCGCAGGCATATTCGTGCTCAGCGGCACGGCCATAGCGCTATCAGGCGCCTACTCTCTCATAGCGTTCGTGTTCGTCGGCATCGTCGCACTGCTCGTGGCATTCGAGCTCGGCGCCCTTGGCATGCTCATGCCCCATGCGAAAGGTGCCTCGTACTCCTACGTCTACGAGGCCTTCGGCAGCGAGATGGGTTTCATAACTGGTATAATGCTATACTTCAGCTTTGCGACCGCAGTCAGCGCTGTCGCTCTCGGCTTCGGCTCGTACCTGGGGAGCATGCTTGGCGTCGCGCAGCACACCTATGAAGTAATATTCGCGATGGCGCTGATATTGGTGCTGTCATTGGTAAACATAATCGGCATAAGGAAGGCTGCCAAGGCAGACGCCGTCCTAGTTTCAATCAAGCTTGGAGTGCTCTCCCTGTTCATACTGTTTGCGGTCCTGTTCCTGCTGCTGCACCCCCATGTGATACCGGCCAACTTTGCCACGCCCGCATCCGAGCAAGGCATAGGCGCCATATTCGCTGCCAGCGTAGCCATATTCTTCGCCTATACGGGTTTCCAGACAATATCAACATTCACGGACAGGGTGAAGGGCGGCCCGGCCAAAGCCGCCAAGGCCATAGTGCTATCTGTAGTGGTGAGCCTGATAGTGTATGTGCTCGTCGACGCATCGCTCATGTTCCTCGCGCCCGCAAGCTCGTACAAGATAGCCGCCGACCCGTTGGCATTCGCGCTGAAGAGCGCCGCTGCCCCGTCCTGGCTCTCCATCACGGTTGACATCGGTGCGTTGATAGCGACTGTCTCGGCTACCATAGCCATGATAATGGCGGCGTCGCGCACCGTGTACCAGATAAGCAAGGACCATCTGCTCCCGGGAATGCTGAGGAAGTATAACACCAAGCGCGATGTTGCGGCTAACGGCGTCATAGTCACTGCAATTGTCGGGATAATAATGCTATTCTCGGGCAACATATACATAATAGCGGCGATAAGCAACTTCGGCCTGCTTTTCGCCTATATCATGAGCAGCCTGGCCGCCATACAGCTCAAGCGCACGCATGGCGACGCCCTGCGGATGCCTGCCCACCCATACCTGCCGCTGGTGACGATAGCGGCGCTCTTGGCCCTGATCATAGGGATGCCGAAAGAAGCCCTGATACTCGGCTCAGCGCTGATCATGGCGCTCATAGTGGTATATTACTTCTTCAGGGCATACGAGAACAAGAAGGTAATAAGAATAAAGCTTTTCAAATAG
- the ychF gene encoding YchF-related putative GTPase has product MLVGIIGAPNKGKSTLFSALTLHDAAIANYPFTTLDPNKGVAYATAPCPETELGLHCKARNSLCSNGVRMLPINIIDVAGLVEGAHEGRGMGNQFLNDLSAADAFLIVVDASGKTDGSGNPCDSCNPVDDVVMVKDELIEWVAGIISSHMRVITHSANGLEALEGVLSGLKLRRDDIERAAAKRSLPLDRIEWNEDGIRAFSEELFFSTKRVMVVANKYDEPGAERNFAELKKGVGEEVEWTSAAIELALRKAEHQGIISYEPGAREFKVLKEDILQEQRHALDYMASFIKRNGTNVQNVINKAVFELLDCIVVYPVEDEHKYTDHFGNVLPDAILVRRGSTAQDLAAAIHTDLAQGMLYAIDARSKMRLAKNYVLKNNDIIKIVSATK; this is encoded by the coding sequence ATGCTCGTAGGGATAATAGGCGCGCCTAACAAGGGGAAGAGCACGCTCTTCTCAGCGCTCACGCTCCACGACGCAGCAATAGCCAACTATCCGTTCACTACCCTAGATCCGAACAAGGGCGTGGCGTATGCGACGGCCCCATGCCCAGAGACTGAGCTTGGCCTGCACTGCAAAGCAAGGAACTCCCTCTGCAGCAACGGCGTGCGCATGCTGCCTATCAACATAATAGATGTCGCGGGCCTCGTGGAGGGCGCGCACGAGGGCAGGGGCATGGGCAACCAGTTCCTGAACGATCTGTCAGCCGCTGACGCATTCCTGATAGTTGTCGATGCAAGCGGCAAGACCGACGGCTCAGGCAATCCATGTGACTCATGCAATCCGGTCGACGACGTAGTCATGGTAAAGGACGAGCTCATAGAATGGGTGGCCGGCATAATCTCGAGCCACATGCGCGTCATCACGCACAGCGCAAACGGCCTAGAGGCGCTCGAGGGTGTGCTCTCCGGGCTGAAGCTGCGCCGGGACGATATAGAGCGTGCGGCCGCGAAGCGCTCTCTTCCGCTCGACAGAATAGAGTGGAACGAGGACGGCATACGCGCTTTCTCGGAGGAACTGTTCTTCAGCACGAAGCGCGTGATGGTGGTGGCCAACAAGTATGACGAGCCGGGCGCGGAGCGGAACTTCGCAGAGCTCAAGAAGGGCGTTGGCGAAGAGGTTGAATGGACGTCCGCAGCCATAGAGCTAGCGCTCAGGAAGGCGGAGCACCAGGGCATCATATCGTATGAGCCTGGAGCAAGGGAGTTCAAGGTGCTGAAGGAGGACATCCTGCAGGAGCAGAGGCACGCCCTCGATTACATGGCCAGCTTCATAAAGCGCAACGGCACAAATGTCCAGAACGTGATCAACAAGGCGGTGTTCGAGCTCCTGGATTGCATAGTTGTTTATCCCGTGGAAGACGAACACAAGTACACTGACCACTTCGGGAACGTATTGCCAGATGCAATACTAGTTAGAAGGGGCTCGACGGCCCAAGACCTGGCAGCTGCGATCCATACGGACTTGGCGCAGGGCATGCTCTACGCGATAGACGCAAGGAGCAAGATGCGCCTGGCAAAGAACTACGTCCTAAAGAACAATGACATAATAAAGATAGTCAGTGCCACTAAGTAA
- a CDS encoding preprotein translocase subunit Sec61beta, translated as MASLYSPQSQAGVLSFYDAPSKGPRMNPKLVIAVVVVVAALIILANHLIYY; from the coding sequence ATGGCATCCTTATATTCACCTCAGTCGCAGGCGGGCGTACTCAGCTTTTATGATGCGCCTTCGAAAGGGCCAAGGATGAACCCTAAGCTCGTCATCGCGGTTGTGGTCGTCGTAGCGGCGCTCATAATCCTGGCCAACCACCTGATATACTACTGA
- a CDS encoding NAD(P)H-hydrate dehydratase — MQSLKGFTIYTKPRLTVEESYALYANIAALGTTQELMDEDAGFAVASALMHKHRQARMLFVCGTGGKGSIGLSAARHAMLHADVEVVLIGSPSEIEKKSTRLNYDLLNDMLDVHIITRDDIQEFRRLVKQSDVIIDSIMGVGMRGRLSWLVINAIKAINASGKYVVSIDVPSGVNANTGAMNVTAVEPDLVLAIHKIKVGVEKSVSSRSVTVLDGWIPASAELFTGPGDVMLATEPRLLLTNKYGHGSVLVIGGGPVFKGAPILGAYGAANTFAALRTNSGYVTLMAPKSTAPAMSSMSAGLIVRSMASNALQLQDVSAVREIKHDVLLFGPGIDIDMTGYRAFKALLDYEESAGNTVVVDGTGLRLLAKYKDLIGSNMVLTPHDSEFKALSGAEVRDAPLEKRILAAIDFAKNYGCTLVLKGHDTIITNGKLLKINRAKTPALATMGTGDVLAGMIASYSAIHKDLMDSAAAAVYVHSTIGDMLYAKKGLHIIADDIIGELPGMLKQFDVIAH; from the coding sequence ATGCAAAGCTTAAAAGGGTTTACAATATACACGAAGCCCCGCCTGACCGTCGAGGAATCGTATGCACTCTATGCGAACATAGCTGCGCTTGGCACGACCCAGGAACTGATGGACGAGGATGCAGGATTCGCAGTCGCATCTGCCTTGATGCACAAGCACAGGCAAGCCCGCATGCTGTTCGTGTGCGGGACAGGCGGCAAGGGCTCTATAGGGCTGTCAGCAGCGAGGCACGCCATGCTGCATGCAGACGTCGAGGTTGTACTCATAGGCTCCCCTTCCGAGATCGAGAAGAAGTCCACGCGGCTGAACTACGACCTGCTCAACGACATGCTGGACGTGCACATAATAACGCGCGACGACATCCAGGAGTTCAGGCGCCTTGTGAAGCAGTCTGACGTCATAATTGACTCGATAATGGGGGTGGGGATGAGAGGAAGGCTGTCGTGGCTCGTGATCAACGCAATAAAGGCCATAAACGCATCAGGCAAGTATGTGGTGTCTATAGACGTGCCCAGCGGCGTCAATGCCAACACCGGTGCAATGAACGTGACAGCAGTCGAGCCAGATCTGGTGCTGGCGATACACAAGATCAAGGTAGGGGTGGAGAAAAGCGTATCGTCGCGATCTGTGACCGTGCTTGACGGATGGATTCCAGCTTCAGCAGAGCTGTTCACCGGTCCGGGCGATGTAATGCTGGCCACCGAGCCTCGTTTGCTGCTCACAAACAAATACGGACACGGCAGCGTCCTGGTCATAGGCGGCGGCCCTGTGTTCAAGGGTGCGCCAATCCTTGGCGCATACGGCGCTGCTAACACATTCGCAGCCTTGCGCACCAACTCTGGCTATGTGACGCTCATGGCCCCGAAGTCGACCGCGCCGGCTATGTCATCCATGTCTGCCGGGCTGATAGTCAGGTCGATGGCCTCTAACGCGCTGCAGCTGCAGGACGTAAGCGCGGTCAGGGAAATAAAGCATGACGTGCTCCTCTTCGGCCCGGGAATCGACATCGACATGACGGGCTACAGGGCTTTCAAGGCGCTTCTTGACTACGAGGAGAGCGCTGGGAATACGGTCGTGGTCGATGGAACTGGCCTCAGGCTTCTTGCAAAATACAAGGACCTTATAGGCAGCAACATGGTGCTCACGCCGCATGACAGCGAGTTCAAGGCCCTAAGCGGCGCAGAAGTGCGCGACGCGCCGCTCGAGAAGCGCATTCTGGCAGCAATAGACTTCGCGAAGAACTACGGATGTACGCTAGTCCTGAAGGGCCACGATACGATAATAACGAACGGCAAGCTGCTGAAGATAAACAGGGCCAAGACACCCGCTCTTGCCACTATGGGCACCGGCGATGTGCTTGCCGGCATGATAGCAAGCTATTCTGCAATTCACAAGGACCTCATGGACAGCGCTGCAGCCGCAGTCTACGTGCATTCGACTATCGGCGACATGCTGTATGCGAAGAAGGGCTTGCACATAATAGCTGATGACATAATAGGTGAACTTCCGGGAATGCTGAAGCAGTTTGACGTGATAGCACATTGA
- a CDS encoding arginine--tRNA ligase → MKSPYTKILNEITALLENALKDCGYSCDVAPTIDVSRGFGDIASTCALKIAKQMSLSAVDVAGKIAAKLQKGRYIENVTTENGFVNIKLNRDEVSGLLMSTIRAEREAYIRSGIGAGKRTISEYISANPIHPLHVGQVRSALLGDVVSNLYWACGYTVERENYIDDLGRQAAQVVWGSAHLELIGVGQQSGEKYDHYLGKIYVAVNEYARSHDIENEISNTILLMEQDGTYESKFLGEMVEQFINAEYATAFGLGVYQDVLVWESDIVRNKLLEKSMEMLDKKGVAKKVSDGKYAGCTVIDFKDVKDLPQEFLNLKEDMKVLIRSNGTPNYVAKDIAFHLWKFGLLPNTFRYKEFIHAQPNGKPLYTTAQEGEPMDFGNADITINSIDVRQSYEQSLVKLSLDALGYPDKAAGFRHLSYGVVELEGSVALAGRKGTWQGYTADDLVREAQEKAKTLIGTRFQLGEDEREKIAKDVAVAAIRFEFLKLSQEKKLVFSWERALNFEGASGPYCQYMFARAARILESAGAIETNPGSKISLPSEIEFSVVKLLTRAQNVVEKACIETKPNVIIDYITDLAVEFAKFYEQKPVLKAESETERSSRLALVGAFKLVMDSMLRICGITPIERM, encoded by the coding sequence ATGAAATCACCATACACAAAGATATTGAATGAGATAACGGCGCTGCTAGAGAACGCGCTGAAAGATTGCGGCTACTCTTGCGATGTCGCTCCTACCATTGACGTATCGAGGGGCTTCGGCGACATAGCGTCGACGTGCGCGCTGAAGATAGCAAAGCAGATGTCCCTCAGCGCAGTTGACGTGGCAGGTAAAATAGCAGCAAAGCTGCAGAAAGGCAGGTACATAGAAAACGTCACGACCGAGAACGGATTTGTCAACATAAAGCTCAACAGGGACGAGGTCTCAGGGCTCCTAATGTCGACCATACGGGCAGAGCGCGAAGCCTACATCAGATCAGGCATTGGTGCGGGCAAGCGCACCATAAGCGAATACATAAGCGCTAACCCTATACATCCCCTCCATGTCGGCCAGGTGAGGAGCGCACTGCTTGGAGATGTCGTGTCCAACCTATATTGGGCCTGTGGCTACACTGTCGAACGCGAAAATTACATAGACGATTTGGGCCGCCAGGCGGCCCAAGTGGTATGGGGCAGCGCGCACCTTGAGCTAATAGGCGTTGGGCAGCAGAGCGGCGAGAAGTACGACCACTATCTGGGCAAAATATACGTGGCAGTGAACGAGTACGCCAGGAGCCACGACATAGAGAATGAGATAAGCAACACAATACTGCTGATGGAGCAGGATGGCACCTACGAGTCAAAGTTCCTTGGGGAGATGGTAGAGCAGTTCATAAATGCAGAGTACGCCACAGCGTTCGGTCTTGGGGTATATCAGGACGTGCTTGTGTGGGAGAGCGACATAGTGCGCAACAAGCTTCTGGAAAAGTCAATGGAGATGCTTGACAAGAAAGGCGTCGCTAAGAAAGTGTCCGACGGCAAGTATGCGGGCTGCACGGTAATAGACTTCAAGGACGTGAAGGACCTGCCGCAAGAGTTCTTGAACCTCAAAGAAGACATGAAGGTGCTGATACGCAGCAATGGCACGCCCAACTATGTGGCTAAGGATATAGCTTTCCACCTGTGGAAATTCGGGCTCCTCCCAAATACGTTCAGATACAAGGAATTCATACACGCCCAGCCGAACGGCAAGCCGCTGTACACCACAGCACAAGAAGGCGAGCCGATGGACTTCGGCAATGCAGACATAACGATCAACTCTATAGACGTGAGGCAGAGCTACGAGCAGTCGCTAGTGAAGCTGTCGCTCGATGCCCTTGGCTACCCAGACAAGGCGGCTGGCTTCCGGCACCTCTCATACGGCGTCGTGGAGCTGGAAGGCTCGGTAGCGCTTGCCGGCAGGAAGGGCACATGGCAGGGCTACACGGCCGACGACCTGGTGCGGGAAGCGCAGGAAAAGGCCAAGACCCTGATAGGCACAAGATTCCAGCTTGGCGAGGATGAGCGAGAGAAGATAGCCAAGGATGTAGCGGTGGCCGCGATAAGGTTCGAGTTCCTGAAGCTGTCGCAGGAGAAGAAGCTGGTTTTTTCGTGGGAACGCGCATTGAACTTCGAGGGCGCGTCTGGACCGTACTGCCAGTACATGTTCGCACGTGCAGCGCGCATACTGGAGAGCGCTGGAGCCATTGAAACGAATCCAGGCTCGAAAATCTCGCTGCCGAGTGAAATAGAGTTCAGCGTAGTGAAGCTTCTGACGCGGGCGCAGAACGTGGTGGAGAAGGCGTGCATAGAGACGAAGCCGAACGTGATCATCGATTACATAACAGACTTGGCCGTAGAGTTTGCCAAGTTCTATGAGCAGAAGCCGGTATTGAAGGCCGAATCAGAGACAGAGCGCAGCTCAAGGCTTGCGCTTGTCGGAGCCTTCAAGCTGGTGATGGACAGCATGCTAAGGATATGCGGCATAACGCCTATAGAGCGGATGTGA
- a CDS encoding DsbA family protein, translated as MEKRTKQADNQAKKQEPVFLVKPASRLGGLDYLHVSLIALVVILVALAFVLSNFRSTVVCASGELNGTCVTPAHNASQASLAADRVLAAYATVNSTLALLPYYSFVNQSSVSYIANRAEWLVVIPYLDPFTDETFNVSMLLYDSNLTLVQPFIQTIKPLLYSNNSVVAPGVIGLSGKSYCSYKPPIPVYLMVDPYAPGSMASIMQAINVSKLNPEVNVSYDFLFSSYAISKYGAYGVNATQLLGGYLACASVQPKFEQFISNLSTVYSGEPPGAMLLSQIASSSGLNMSAFNLCMANIAPALVHQEQLASFYNVTATPSYIVNCKYSTIPQRLNTTIGYALKQLGS; from the coding sequence ATGGAGAAGAGAACAAAGCAGGCAGACAATCAGGCGAAGAAGCAGGAGCCGGTATTTTTGGTTAAGCCGGCCTCGAGGCTCGGCGGCCTTGACTACCTGCACGTCTCGCTGATTGCGCTGGTCGTGATACTGGTGGCGCTCGCGTTCGTGCTCTCCAACTTCAGGAGTACGGTAGTATGTGCATCAGGCGAGCTGAACGGCACGTGCGTCACCCCTGCGCACAACGCCTCGCAGGCGAGTTTGGCTGCAGACCGCGTGCTGGCCGCATACGCAACGGTCAATTCCACGCTCGCGCTGCTGCCGTATTACTCGTTCGTCAACCAGTCATCAGTCTCGTACATTGCGAACCGCGCCGAATGGCTTGTCGTCATACCATACCTAGACCCGTTCACCGATGAAACGTTCAACGTGTCCATGCTGCTATATGACTCTAACCTGACGCTCGTGCAGCCTTTCATCCAGACAATAAAGCCGCTGCTATACTCCAACAACAGCGTCGTAGCTCCCGGTGTAATCGGATTAAGCGGCAAGAGCTACTGCTCATACAAGCCTCCAATACCCGTCTACCTGATGGTTGACCCGTATGCGCCAGGCTCTATGGCCAGCATAATGCAGGCGATAAACGTATCGAAGCTCAACCCCGAAGTCAACGTGAGCTACGATTTCCTGTTCTCGTCATACGCGATAAGCAAGTACGGTGCGTACGGAGTAAACGCAACGCAGCTGCTCGGCGGCTACCTTGCTTGCGCTTCGGTGCAGCCGAAGTTCGAACAGTTCATCAGTAATCTGAGCACCGTCTATTCCGGCGAGCCGCCCGGCGCCATGCTGCTCTCCCAGATCGCCAGCTCGTCCGGGCTGAACATGTCGGCATTCAACCTATGCATGGCCAACATAGCTCCCGCACTGGTGCACCAGGAGCAGCTGGCCAGCTTCTACAACGTAACTGCCACGCCGAGCTACATAGTCAACTGCAAGTACTCTACCATACCGCAGAGGCTTAACACCACCATCGGCTATGCCCTGAAGCAGCTGGGATCCTGA
- a CDS encoding DUF460 domain-containing protein, with protein sequence MHIIVGIDTGKTSAIACLNLNGKLVHSSHMADAGVGRLVEAIRAVGVPDIIATDKPASTSFIIRKVNAAFNSVLYAPRKSIPLSEKKTAAKENNIKNQHERDAYVAAIGAYNAYANKLKQAERAAKERNFDDIDALKSKVIHKYSVDEVMMNRKANRQ encoded by the coding sequence ATGCATATAATAGTAGGGATAGACACCGGGAAGACCTCGGCAATCGCCTGCCTCAACCTTAACGGAAAGCTTGTGCACTCGTCGCACATGGCAGATGCAGGCGTTGGCCGGCTCGTCGAGGCAATACGCGCGGTCGGCGTGCCCGACATAATAGCCACTGACAAGCCCGCGTCGACCAGCTTCATAATCAGGAAGGTCAATGCAGCGTTCAATTCGGTGCTCTATGCACCCAGAAAGAGCATACCGCTGAGCGAGAAGAAGACCGCCGCCAAGGAGAACAACATAAAGAACCAGCACGAGCGCGATGCCTATGTCGCTGCGATTGGCGCATACAACGCCTACGCTAACAAGCTGAAGCAGGCCGAGCGAGCAGCCAAGGAACGGAACTTCGATGACATCGACGCGTTGAAGTCCAAAGTCATCCACAAATACTCCGTGGACGAGGTAATGATGAATAGGAAGGCGAATAGGCAGTGA